In the Pseudochaenichthys georgianus chromosome 1, fPseGeo1.2, whole genome shotgun sequence genome, one interval contains:
- the cabp4 gene encoding calcium-binding protein 4, whose protein sequence is MYPFLCKDRALMPEELDELHVAFKEFDYDADGFIHYKDIADCMRTMGYMPTEMELIEIIQQIKMKWGGHVDFDDFCELMGPRMLAETAHMVGLKELRCAFKQFDCDGDGKITHDELKEGMKNLLGEKLKKGELEEILSDIDLNKDGSIDFDEFVMMLSAR, encoded by the exons ATGTATCCTTTTCTTTGCAAG GATAGAGCGCTGATGCCGGAGGAGTTAGATG AGCTACATGTGGCCTTCAAGGAATTTGACTATGATGCGGATGGCTTCATCCATTACAAAGACATTGCAGACTGCATGAGGACCATGGGCTACATGCCGACAGAGATGGAGCTCATCGAGATCATCCAGCAAATTAAGATGAAAT GGGGCGGTCATGTAGACTTTGATGATTTCTGCGAGTTAATGGGGCCAAGGATGCTTGCTGAGACTGCTCATATGGTCGGGTTGAAGGAGCTCCGCTGCGCCTTCAAACAA TTTGATTGTGACGGTGATGGAAAGATCACACATGATGAGCTGAAGGAGGGCATGAAGAACCTCCTGGGGGAGAAGTTAAAGAAAGGCGAACTGGAGGAGATCCTCAGCGACATTGACCTCAACAAAGATGGCAGCATTGACTTTGATG AGTTTGTTATGATGCTTTCTGCACGATGA